The following are encoded in a window of Mycobacterium sp. ELW1 genomic DNA:
- the metE gene encoding 5-methyltetrahydropteroyltriglutamate--homocysteine S-methyltransferase: MTAAPFTATILGSPRIGPNRELKRAVEMYWAGILARSELEFIAAKLRSDTWKSLVAAGLDSVPVNTFSYYDQVLDTAVLVGALPTRATGVTDDLERYFVAARGNDEIAPLEMTKWFDTNYHYIVPEIGPDTEFTLNPGKVLAELEEARALGIPARPVIVGPITFLALSKAVDGAGAPIDRLAELLVVYGELLELLVDKGVDWVQVDEPVLVTDALENAEELAARSYEMLGRLVTRPAIFVATYFGTLNGVLPVLARTAVEAIGVDLVAGGISAVAAIPELADKLVVAGIVDGRNIWRADLEAALGTLVSLQGQGGQVAVATSCSTMHVPYTLDAESDIDAALRSWLAFGTEKVAEVVALARGLREGSEAIADEVATSNSAIASRRSDPRLNNGQIRSRISSITASGAGRGPAAARRAAQTERLHLPELPTTTIGSYPQTSAIRVARADLRAGNIDQAEYERRMQAEIADVITLQEELGLDVLVHGEPERNDMVQYFAEKLDGFFATQNGWVQSYGSRCVRPPILYGDVARLRPMTVDWITYAQSLTDKPVKGMLTGPVTILAWSFVRDDQPMAATAAQVALAIRDEAIDLELAGIAIIQVDEPALRELLPLRTEDKDAYLRWAVSAFQLSTSGVADSTQIHTHLCYSEFGEVIGAIADLDADVTSIEAARSHMEVLGDLNAAGFANSVGPGVYDIHSPRVPGVDEIISLLREALESVPAERLWVNPDCGLKTRTTDEVTASLQRLVAAAQQVRTRSA, encoded by the coding sequence ATGACCGCAGCACCGTTTACCGCGACCATTCTCGGTTCACCGCGCATCGGCCCCAACCGCGAACTTAAGCGCGCTGTCGAGATGTACTGGGCGGGCATCCTCGCCCGCAGTGAGCTTGAGTTCATCGCTGCGAAACTGCGGAGCGATACCTGGAAGTCACTGGTCGCCGCAGGGCTGGATTCGGTTCCGGTGAACACGTTTTCCTATTACGACCAGGTGCTCGACACCGCGGTCCTGGTAGGCGCATTGCCGACCCGGGCTACCGGCGTCACCGACGATCTGGAGCGTTATTTCGTGGCCGCCCGCGGCAACGACGAGATCGCGCCATTGGAAATGACCAAGTGGTTCGACACCAACTACCACTACATCGTTCCCGAAATCGGGCCCGACACGGAGTTCACGCTCAATCCGGGCAAGGTGCTGGCGGAATTGGAAGAGGCCCGCGCACTGGGGATTCCAGCCCGACCGGTCATCGTGGGGCCGATCACGTTCCTAGCGTTGAGTAAGGCCGTCGATGGTGCGGGTGCGCCGATCGACCGGCTCGCCGAGCTACTTGTCGTGTACGGCGAGCTGCTGGAGTTGCTCGTCGATAAGGGTGTGGATTGGGTTCAGGTCGACGAGCCCGTGCTGGTTACCGACGCTTTGGAAAACGCGGAAGAATTGGCGGCGCGCAGCTACGAGATGCTCGGACGTCTAGTCACGCGTCCTGCCATCTTCGTCGCCACCTATTTCGGCACGCTCAACGGAGTGCTGCCTGTCTTGGCGCGCACCGCAGTCGAAGCGATCGGAGTCGATCTCGTGGCCGGTGGAATCTCAGCAGTCGCGGCCATTCCCGAGCTAGCCGACAAGCTCGTCGTGGCGGGCATCGTCGACGGGCGCAACATCTGGCGCGCGGATCTCGAGGCGGCTCTAGGTACGCTCGTCAGCCTGCAAGGACAGGGTGGCCAGGTCGCAGTGGCGACGTCCTGCTCAACCATGCACGTTCCGTACACGCTCGATGCCGAATCGGATATCGATGCCGCACTGCGTAGTTGGCTGGCATTTGGCACGGAGAAGGTCGCCGAGGTCGTCGCCTTGGCGCGCGGCTTGAGAGAGGGCAGCGAGGCTATCGCCGATGAGGTCGCCACCTCCAACTCAGCGATTGCGTCGCGCCGCTCTGACCCGCGGCTGAACAACGGCCAGATCCGATCCCGCATCTCGTCAATCACAGCGTCAGGAGCAGGACGGGGTCCCGCAGCTGCACGCCGTGCGGCGCAAACCGAGCGGTTGCATCTGCCCGAGCTGCCGACCACCACCATCGGTTCTTACCCGCAGACATCGGCCATCCGAGTCGCTAGGGCAGATCTGCGGGCCGGCAACATCGACCAGGCTGAGTACGAGCGGCGGATGCAGGCGGAGATCGCTGATGTCATCACGCTGCAGGAGGAGCTCGGCCTCGACGTGCTGGTCCACGGTGAACCCGAACGCAACGACATGGTGCAGTACTTCGCCGAAAAGCTCGACGGGTTCTTCGCGACACAGAACGGATGGGTGCAGTCCTACGGCAGTCGGTGCGTGCGCCCGCCGATCCTGTACGGCGACGTGGCTCGGCTCCGCCCGATGACGGTGGACTGGATCACCTACGCCCAGTCGCTCACCGACAAACCGGTGAAAGGCATGTTGACCGGTCCGGTGACGATTCTGGCGTGGTCGTTCGTGCGTGACGATCAACCAATGGCCGCGACGGCAGCCCAAGTGGCGCTGGCGATTCGCGATGAGGCAATCGATCTGGAGTTGGCCGGTATCGCCATCATCCAGGTGGACGAGCCCGCGCTGCGTGAACTGCTGCCCCTGCGAACTGAGGACAAGGACGCCTACCTTCGGTGGGCAGTTAGCGCTTTCCAGCTCTCGACTTCAGGAGTCGCGGACTCCACCCAGATCCACACCCATTTGTGCTATTCGGAGTTCGGGGAGGTAATCGGTGCGATTGCGGATCTCGATGCCGACGTCACCTCCATCGAGGCCGCACGCAGCCACATGGAGGTACTCGGCGATCTCAACGCGGCAGGCTTCGCCAACAGCGTGGGGCCAGGTGTCTACGACATCCACTCACCACGCGTTCCCGGCGTAGATGAGATCATCTCATTGCTGCGCGAGGCGCTGGAATCGGTTCCCGCCGAAAGGCTCTGGGTCAACCCCGACTGCGGGTTGAAGACACGCACTACCGATGAAGTGACGGCATCCCTGCAGCGTCTGGTGGCCGCCGCGCAGCAGGTGCGGACCCGCAGCGCATGA
- a CDS encoding HTH domain-containing protein, with protein sequence MPRNRQRERVVQMVREHGGAIDAVELASRLNLHVTTVRFHLDALCDEGAIERTRMNRDGVGRPRTGYRAVEERLDYRILAEILAMELGETVQTRARRAQRAGQQWAARIADSRGQPFAGQADSDAGEGGDPLDRGAVLATEIFVRMGFDPELAAESEPSASLSADREQVLGRERVIRLHACPVRDLARAHPEVGCGVHLGLLQGVLDRTAAAGGHPDRQDAALSARLEPFVEPELCLARLAVSRRSR encoded by the coding sequence CTGCCGCGCAACCGGCAACGGGAGCGAGTGGTTCAGATGGTCCGTGAGCACGGCGGCGCGATTGACGCGGTCGAGCTCGCTTCGCGGCTAAATTTGCACGTGACCACCGTGCGTTTCCACCTGGATGCGTTGTGCGACGAAGGCGCGATCGAGCGTACTCGGATGAACCGGGACGGTGTGGGCCGCCCCCGAACGGGATACCGTGCCGTCGAGGAGCGTCTGGATTACCGGATACTTGCTGAGATCCTCGCGATGGAACTCGGCGAGACGGTGCAGACGCGCGCTCGGCGCGCCCAGCGCGCTGGACAGCAGTGGGCCGCGCGGATCGCCGATTCCCGAGGTCAACCCTTTGCGGGCCAGGCTGATTCGGACGCGGGGGAGGGGGGTGACCCGCTGGATCGCGGAGCGGTTCTGGCCACCGAGATCTTCGTCCGGATGGGGTTTGATCCCGAACTGGCTGCTGAATCAGAACCCTCGGCATCGCTGTCGGCCGATAGGGAGCAGGTGCTTGGGCGGGAGCGGGTCATTCGGCTACACGCGTGCCCGGTACGGGATTTGGCCCGTGCCCACCCCGAGGTGGGTTGCGGTGTGCACCTGGGGTTGTTGCAGGGCGTGCTCGACCGCACTGCGGCGGCCGGCGGGCATCCAGACCGCCAAGATGCGGCTCTGTCGGCCCGGCTCGAACCCTTCGTTGAACCCGAACTGTGTCTAGCTCGATTGGCTGTCTCGCGAAGGTCCAGATGA
- a CDS encoding cytochrome C oxidase subunit IV family protein, which produces MTSLIRNPLTIVWALLTAVTVVSWLVSRDGGAAHQLNATVTTVVLLIAGVKAHLVIWHFMEVRRAPLWLKAVTGGWVIVVVAAMLGVYFTGR; this is translated from the coding sequence ATGACGTCGTTGATCCGCAACCCGCTCACCATCGTGTGGGCGCTGCTGACGGCCGTCACCGTCGTATCGTGGTTGGTCTCCCGCGACGGCGGAGCCGCCCATCAGCTCAATGCGACGGTCACCACCGTCGTACTCCTGATCGCAGGCGTGAAGGCGCACCTGGTGATCTGGCATTTCATGGAGGTCCGCCGGGCGCCGTTGTGGCTCAAGGCTGTTACCGGCGGCTGGGTGATCGTGGTAGTCGCGGCAATGCTCGGCGTCTACTTCACCGGCCGGTAG
- a CDS encoding DUF2249 domain-containing protein produces the protein MENVEMSARELDVRVLPKPDKHPAIFAAYEHLGVGELFVLVNDHDPKHLHEEFEADYPGSYGWAYIEAGPRVWRIGITKLASTALPRVVVTTVDDPRGAGSTVAWRLQPRKRDLDANIIALPPDGVIDTHTGPDLDVLIHVIAGSGQLDTERGGIDMTPGVLVWLPRQSVRRFSAGPNGLRYLTVHQRREALTLHAPLPRGV, from the coding sequence GTGGAGAACGTTGAGATGAGCGCCCGGGAGCTTGATGTGCGTGTTCTACCCAAGCCGGACAAGCACCCGGCGATCTTCGCGGCGTATGAGCATCTAGGCGTGGGGGAACTGTTCGTTCTGGTGAACGACCACGACCCCAAACATCTGCACGAGGAGTTCGAAGCCGACTATCCCGGCTCCTACGGCTGGGCCTACATCGAGGCGGGACCGCGGGTCTGGCGCATCGGCATCACCAAGCTGGCCTCCACAGCGCTGCCCCGAGTTGTGGTGACCACAGTGGACGATCCGCGGGGCGCCGGCTCGACGGTGGCGTGGCGGCTGCAGCCCCGCAAGCGCGACCTGGACGCCAACATCATTGCGCTACCGCCCGATGGCGTCATCGACACCCACACCGGTCCCGACCTCGACGTGCTGATCCATGTCATCGCCGGGAGCGGCCAGCTCGACACGGAACGCGGCGGCATCGACATGACGCCCGGCGTGCTCGTGTGGCTGCCGCGGCAATCGGTGCGGCGGTTCTCCGCCGGCCCGAACGGGCTGCGATATCTGACCGTGCATCAGCGCCGCGAAGCGCTGACGCTGCACGCGCCACTGCCGCGGGGAGTGTGA
- a CDS encoding nitroreductase/quinone reductase family protein: MFMADGIGVVVVASEGRVPTHPMWFLNLRANPDVHVQIRAQTTPCALALPTRRERAQLWPRFIAHNPRWAKYQSWTDRVIPLVVCEPV, translated from the coding sequence ATGTTTATGGCCGACGGTATCGGTGTGGTCGTGGTGGCGTCGGAGGGCCGTGTGCCCACACACCCAATGTGGTTTCTGAACCTGCGCGCGAATCCTGATGTGCACGTGCAGATCCGAGCGCAGACCACACCATGCGCGCTCGCGTTGCCGACAAGGCGGGAACGGGCGCAACTCTGGCCGCGATTCATCGCACACAACCCGCGTTGGGCCAAATATCAATCGTGGACCGACCGCGTGATTCCGCTGGTGGTCTGTGAACCGGTCTAG
- a CDS encoding OsmC family peroxiredoxin has protein sequence MSIADRIVRTNWEGPLASGKGALSGGSSAALDGLQVTWASRTEQPGGKTSPEELAAAAHSSCFAMALALKLGENNTPPQRLDVKSTVTLDAVDGVPTITTSQLTVRAEVAGLGADTFAAVVDEAAALCPVSRLFAGAKISVDAKLD, from the coding sequence ATGAGCATCGCGGATCGAATCGTGCGGACCAACTGGGAGGGTCCTCTCGCGTCTGGCAAAGGCGCTCTGTCAGGGGGCAGTAGCGCGGCGCTGGACGGCCTGCAGGTGACCTGGGCCTCTCGAACCGAGCAACCAGGCGGCAAGACCAGTCCGGAAGAGCTGGCGGCAGCGGCACATTCATCGTGCTTCGCGATGGCGCTGGCATTGAAACTGGGCGAGAACAACACTCCGCCGCAACGGCTGGACGTGAAGTCCACCGTGACTCTGGATGCAGTCGACGGAGTTCCGACGATTACTACCTCCCAGCTGACGGTCAGGGCAGAGGTTGCTGGTCTGGGCGCGGACACCTTCGCGGCCGTGGTGGATGAGGCCGCAGCTCTGTGTCCGGTGTCGCGATTGTTCGCCGGGGCCAAGATCAGCGTCGATGCCAAGCTTGATTAG
- a CDS encoding OB-fold domain-containing protein: MISRCHACGHFFHPPGPACWRCRSTDVAPEKVSGRATVAAFSVDRQPWIPGFEPPYIVAIVEIAEDPGVRLITNVVDVEPADMRIGLEVEVFFEDWTALSGGEDTRVWIPLFRPVAH; encoded by the coding sequence ATGATCAGCCGCTGCCACGCGTGCGGCCATTTCTTCCACCCGCCGGGGCCGGCCTGCTGGCGTTGCCGCAGCACCGATGTCGCGCCCGAAAAGGTCTCCGGGCGAGCCACCGTCGCCGCGTTCAGCGTCGACCGCCAACCCTGGATTCCGGGATTCGAGCCGCCCTACATCGTGGCGATCGTCGAGATCGCCGAGGATCCCGGGGTTCGGCTGATCACCAATGTCGTGGACGTCGAGCCGGCGGACATGAGAATCGGGCTCGAGGTAGAGGTGTTCTTCGAAGATTGGACCGCGCTGTCCGGCGGCGAGGACACCCGGGTGTGGATACCGTTGTTCCGGCCGGTCGCTCACTGA
- a CDS encoding long chain fatty acid-CoA synthetase Faa4p: MAGQCFEIDIRFESNRWIVRIPEINDATEATARDKVELAARECIAARTGIPIGYISVWVRD, from the coding sequence ATGGCCGGTCAGTGCTTCGAAATCGATATTCGGTTCGAGAGCAATCGGTGGATTGTCCGGATTCCCGAAATCAACGATGCCACCGAGGCAACAGCACGCGACAAGGTCGAACTTGCTGCCCGCGAATGCATTGCCGCCCGCACCGGCATCCCCATCGGCTACATCTCGGTCTGGGTCCGCGACTGA
- a CDS encoding TetR/AcrR family transcriptional regulator, with translation MRETATSREAQRRRTRARVLDAAIVEFQRAGTSSADINAIVEAAGVARSTFYFHFPTKEHVLLELIRRDEDYLGEELSQFLESRHDLQAVLEEIIRLVVDLENRWGAALFRDVISLYFSPALAQDEQWSRHPTFVLLAAEIERARIRGELYDDVEAYDGAAFFLIGLHAVLISARETGAARDVVLAKFVKSTLRSLRP, from the coding sequence GTGCGAGAGACCGCGACGAGCCGCGAAGCCCAGCGCCGTCGGACGCGTGCGCGCGTACTCGACGCAGCCATCGTCGAGTTTCAACGGGCCGGCACCAGCTCGGCCGACATCAACGCCATCGTCGAGGCCGCGGGAGTCGCCCGAAGCACGTTCTACTTTCACTTCCCGACCAAAGAGCACGTTCTGCTCGAGCTGATCCGGCGCGACGAGGACTACCTCGGCGAGGAACTCAGTCAGTTCCTGGAGTCGCGGCACGATTTGCAAGCCGTCCTCGAAGAGATCATCAGGCTTGTCGTCGATCTCGAGAATCGTTGGGGTGCTGCGCTGTTCCGCGATGTCATCAGTCTGTACTTCTCGCCGGCCCTGGCTCAGGACGAGCAGTGGAGCAGACACCCGACTTTCGTATTGCTTGCCGCGGAGATCGAGCGTGCCCGTATCCGCGGTGAACTCTACGACGATGTCGAAGCCTACGACGGGGCCGCGTTCTTCCTCATCGGGCTCCATGCCGTTCTCATCAGTGCCCGAGAAACCGGGGCGGCCCGCGATGTGGTCCTCGCGAAGTTCGTCAAGAGCACGCTGCGCAGCCTTCGGCCGTAG
- a CDS encoding cytochrome c oxidase subunit 3 family protein: MTEVAKGHPDDLNESHPDQHERAHIPGDPSMWFFVIGDLLIFGIYFVGYVYYRGQNPDLFLQSQARLNVDIGAVNTVVLLTSSLFVVLGTTAARAGNSADALRRFALALVLGSVFPLLKMIEWIPEITAGITPGTNLFFMFYFVMTGLHLCHVLLGLIILCFVIRNLRVSRPPEISFVETGATYWHMVDVLWLVLFAAFYLMR; this comes from the coding sequence ATGACCGAGGTCGCCAAGGGACACCCCGACGACCTCAACGAGTCCCATCCAGACCAGCACGAGCGGGCGCACATCCCCGGCGATCCGAGCATGTGGTTCTTCGTCATCGGCGATCTGCTGATCTTCGGCATCTACTTCGTCGGCTACGTGTACTACCGCGGCCAGAACCCGGATCTTTTCCTACAGAGCCAGGCCCGGCTCAACGTGGACATCGGTGCAGTCAACACCGTTGTGCTGCTGACCAGTTCGTTGTTCGTGGTTCTCGGGACCACCGCGGCACGAGCCGGCAACTCCGCGGACGCGCTGCGCCGGTTCGCGCTCGCGCTGGTTCTGGGTTCGGTGTTCCCGCTGCTGAAGATGATCGAATGGATTCCGGAGATCACGGCCGGCATCACGCCCGGAACCAATCTGTTCTTCATGTTCTACTTCGTGATGACCGGACTTCATCTGTGTCACGTCCTGCTCGGTCTGATCATCCTGTGCTTCGTGATCCGCAATCTGAGAGTGTCGAGGCCGCCGGAGATCTCGTTCGTCGAGACCGGGGCCACCTACTGGCACATGGTCGACGTCCTCTGGCTGGTCCTGTTCGCCGCGTTCTACTTGATGAGGTGA
- a CDS encoding carboxymuconolactone decarboxylase family protein — MSESLYQPATRQMSARRKALAPNIHDAFDGFSRAVFAEGALPEKTKQLIAVAVAHVTQCPYCITGHTKLARRKGASPEEIMEAVWVAAEMRAGGAFAHAEFAIHAMDQIDAHSHTPGADGAPS, encoded by the coding sequence GTGTCCGAGTCCCTTTATCAGCCGGCGACACGGCAGATGTCGGCTCGCCGAAAGGCTCTTGCCCCCAACATCCACGATGCCTTCGACGGGTTTTCTCGTGCGGTGTTCGCCGAGGGTGCGCTGCCCGAGAAGACCAAGCAGCTCATCGCTGTCGCGGTCGCACACGTGACCCAGTGTCCGTACTGCATCACCGGCCACACCAAGCTGGCGAGGCGCAAAGGCGCAAGCCCTGAAGAGATCATGGAGGCCGTCTGGGTCGCCGCGGAGATGCGGGCCGGCGGCGCGTTTGCCCACGCAGAGTTTGCCATTCACGCGATGGACCAAATCGACGCCCACTCTCACACCCCGGGTGCGGATGGCGCGCCGTCGTGA
- a CDS encoding hemerythrin domain-containing protein has protein sequence MPDGVLAALLKREHHEIDSGIATFIDNLDVGCVKPGLSSTSLDALRRHIYLEETFLFPPIREAGMIMPIGVMMREHGELWRTTGALTDLLVDRADYEQLRDISHRLQGQLEQHTSKEEPIIYPHADSDLPAQVSAEIARFIAFGRTPDGWVCRQAGR, from the coding sequence ATGCCCGACGGGGTTCTGGCTGCTCTTCTGAAACGTGAGCACCACGAAATAGACAGTGGAATAGCGACCTTCATCGACAACCTCGATGTTGGCTGCGTCAAGCCCGGACTGTCGAGCACGTCGTTGGACGCACTGCGCCGTCACATTTACTTGGAGGAGACCTTTCTGTTCCCTCCGATCCGCGAGGCCGGCATGATCATGCCGATCGGCGTGATGATGCGTGAGCACGGCGAACTGTGGCGCACCACGGGCGCCCTGACCGATCTGCTCGTTGACAGAGCCGACTACGAACAGCTGCGCGATATCTCCCATCGGCTGCAGGGGCAACTCGAGCAGCACACCTCGAAAGAGGAACCCATCATCTATCCGCATGCGGATAGCGACCTTCCAGCGCAGGTGAGCGCGGAGATTGCCCGCTTCATCGCATTCGGCCGAACTCCGGACGGATGGGTTTGTCGGCAGGCTGGTCGGTGA
- the ctaD gene encoding cytochrome c oxidase subunit I, translating into MSFLVEVTPARPFPQRRGLRGTFAYRVVTTTDPKLLGMMYIVTSVAFFMVGGLMALFMRAELAAPGLQVFSNEQYNQLFTMHGTIMLLLYATPIVFGFANCILPLQIGAPDVAFPRLNALSYWLFVFGALVTVSGFITPGGAADFGWTAYTPLSDAIHSPGAGGDLWIMGLAVAGLGTILGAVNMITTVVCMRAPGMTMFRMPIFTWNVFITMIMVLYAFPLLTSALLALAADRHLGAHIYDPAIGGAILWQHLFWFFGHPEVYIVAIPFFGIITEVIPVFSRKPVFGYTTMVYATVSIAALSTAVWAHHMFATGAVLLPFFSFMSFLIAIPTGIKFFNWIGTMWHGQLTFETPMLFSVGFMLTFLLGGLSGVMLASPPLDFHVTDSYFLVAHFHYVLFGTIVFATYAGIYFWFPKMTGRLLDERLGKLHFWLTFIGFHTTFLVQHWLGNKGMPRRYADYLPADGFQTLNIVSTVGAFTLGVSMLPFVWNVFKSYRYGEIVTVDDPWGYGNSLEWATSCPPPRHNFTELPRIRSERPAFELHYPHMIERMRAEAHIGQRHRPGVDATSDTPSTNQNRAPGG; encoded by the coding sequence GTGAGTTTCCTCGTCGAAGTGACACCTGCTCGACCGTTCCCGCAACGTCGTGGACTCAGGGGCACGTTCGCGTACCGGGTGGTGACGACGACTGATCCCAAGTTGCTCGGGATGATGTACATCGTCACCTCGGTCGCATTTTTCATGGTCGGCGGATTGATGGCGCTGTTCATGCGCGCCGAGCTTGCCGCGCCGGGTTTGCAGGTCTTCTCCAACGAGCAGTACAACCAGCTCTTCACCATGCACGGCACGATCATGCTGTTGCTGTATGCGACCCCGATCGTGTTCGGGTTCGCCAATTGCATTCTGCCGCTGCAGATCGGCGCACCCGATGTGGCGTTTCCGCGCCTGAACGCGCTGAGTTACTGGCTGTTTGTGTTCGGTGCGCTCGTCACGGTGTCCGGTTTCATTACCCCCGGGGGAGCCGCCGATTTCGGCTGGACTGCATACACGCCGCTGAGCGACGCCATTCACTCCCCGGGCGCCGGCGGTGACCTGTGGATCATGGGCTTGGCGGTCGCGGGCCTCGGTACCATCCTGGGCGCGGTCAACATGATCACCACGGTCGTATGCATGCGAGCGCCGGGGATGACGATGTTTCGGATGCCGATCTTCACCTGGAACGTTTTCATCACCATGATCATGGTCCTGTACGCCTTCCCCCTATTGACCTCCGCGCTGCTCGCACTGGCCGCCGACCGCCACCTCGGCGCGCATATCTACGACCCGGCCATCGGCGGAGCGATCTTGTGGCAGCACCTATTCTGGTTCTTCGGCCACCCCGAGGTGTACATCGTCGCGATCCCGTTCTTCGGCATCATCACCGAAGTCATTCCGGTGTTCAGCCGCAAACCGGTCTTCGGGTACACGACCATGGTCTACGCGACCGTGAGCATTGCCGCGCTGTCCACCGCGGTCTGGGCGCATCACATGTTCGCCACTGGGGCCGTTCTCCTACCCTTCTTCTCATTCATGTCGTTTCTGATCGCCATCCCCACCGGCATCAAGTTCTTCAACTGGATCGGCACGATGTGGCACGGCCAATTGACATTTGAGACACCGATGCTGTTCTCGGTGGGCTTCATGCTCACCTTCCTCCTCGGGGGCCTCTCCGGCGTCATGTTGGCCAGCCCCCCGCTCGACTTCCACGTCACCGACAGCTACTTCCTGGTCGCCCACTTCCACTACGTGCTGTTCGGCACCATCGTGTTCGCCACCTATGCCGGCATCTACTTCTGGTTCCCGAAGATGACCGGGCGTCTGCTCGACGAGCGGCTGGGCAAGCTGCACTTCTGGCTGACCTTCATCGGCTTCCACACCACGTTCCTGGTGCAGCACTGGCTCGGCAACAAAGGCATGCCGCGCCGCTACGCCGATTACCTGCCCGCCGACGGATTTCAGACGCTCAATATCGTCTCCACCGTCGGGGCGTTCACCCTCGGCGTATCCATGCTGCCGTTCGTCTGGAACGTCTTCAAGAGCTACCGCTACGGCGAGATCGTCACCGTCGACGACCCATGGGGCTACGGCAACTCCCTCGAGTGGGCCACCAGCTGCCCACCGCCGCGCCACAACTTCACCGAACTACCCCGAATCCGTTCGGAGCGGCCCGCTTTCGAACTGCACTACCCCCACATGATCGAGCGGATGCGTGCCGAAGCCCACATTGGGCAGCGCCATCGCCCCGGCGTGGACGCCACGAGCGACACTCCTAGCACGAACCAGAACCGGGCTCCCGGTGGGTAA
- a CDS encoding DUF1801 domain-containing protein — protein sequence MADDDITAAQRIDARIAEFDDWRGETLAHIRAVIKRADPEVVEEWKWRGVPVWSHAGMICTGETYKASVKMTFAKGASLPDPSGLFNSSLEGNTRRAIDFHEGDVIDERALAALIQSAVELNMSSKPRSRKRT from the coding sequence ATGGCTGACGATGACATCACCGCTGCACAGCGAATCGACGCCCGAATTGCCGAATTCGACGATTGGCGAGGCGAGACACTCGCCCACATCCGCGCCGTGATCAAGCGAGCCGATCCCGAGGTGGTCGAGGAGTGGAAGTGGCGGGGCGTCCCGGTGTGGTCGCACGCCGGGATGATCTGCACGGGAGAGACGTACAAGGCCTCGGTCAAGATGACATTCGCCAAAGGCGCGTCACTGCCGGATCCCTCAGGTCTGTTCAATTCGAGCCTCGAGGGGAACACCCGGCGGGCCATCGATTTCCACGAAGGCGATGTCATCGACGAACGTGCGCTGGCGGCCCTCATCCAGTCGGCTGTTGAACTGAACATGTCCTCGAAGCCGCGGTCGCGCAAACGCACATAG